The bacterium genomic interval GCCACGGTTGTTGGGACTACCACTTTTGGCAAGGGCGTGGCGCAAGCGCACATCGCTTACCCCGACGGCTCCTCTTTAATCCTTACCGTCGCGCGCTGGTATACGCCTTCGGGGCGCGAAATCCATGGCAAAGGAATAAAGCCGGACATTGAGGTTAAGAATGAATCGGATGATGCGGGCAAAGACGCTAGTCACGATGCGCAAATGGAGCGCGCGCTTGAATATCTTACGACGGGGAGATAGGACAGAAAGCTTGAACCATATCGCCCCTTTTTCATGGGAAAATAGACGGAACACCCTCTTTTTAGAGGGTGTTTTTTACATTTCATGTATATACCGGGACCAGCAAAGAATAACCTTGGAAGTTATGGCTCAAAGTTTCCCTGTTTAAGCAGTCTTGGCAGACTTGCCCGCCAAAGTTTTGTGTAGCAAAATTTAGGCGGGCTTGCACCCCCATAAAGCCCATGGTATAGTATCACCGTTATTTCTAAAGTTCCCCTGTGTGGCACGCTCCATTTCAAATCAAATGAAGCGACGCGCTGCTAACGGGAAGCGTATATGTTAGACCCTAAGGAAAAAAAGAAGATCATAGAGAAATATAAAGTGCATGAAAAGGACACCGGTTCTTCCGAGGTTCAGATTGCGCTATTTTCCGAGAAAATAGAACAGCTCGCAGAGCACTTGAAAGAACACAAAAAGGACAATCATTCGCGACGCGGACTTTTGAAGATGGTGTCCAAGCGCCGGAAGCTCCTTGATTATCTGGGAAAAGAAGATGCGAAGCGTTACGCCAGCATTATTAAGAAATTGAAATTAAAAAGGTAATTGACGAATTGCGAATTACGCATTGCGAATTT includes:
- the rpsO gene encoding 30S ribosomal protein S15 → MLDPKEKKKIIEKYKVHEKDTGSSEVQIALFSEKIEQLAEHLKEHKKDNHSRRGLLKMVSKRRKLLDYLGKEDAKRYASIIKKLKLKR